The Tepidibacter aestuarii genome contains a region encoding:
- a CDS encoding sulfurtransferase, which produces MEKIYEEDHIKNAFYLDMNNDLSGERKKHGGFRPIPDLNLFKEKLENIGVNNHTTIVIYDEYLDGAPRLWWLLKYLGYDKTYVLNGGTQEWKKQGYPITKEIHKVEKQGKYSIKINKDIYCYIDYVKSRKADDNIVLIDSRAYERYLGENEPLYATAGHIPSATNYPWQNNIKNNFFKEKESLKKDLD; this is translated from the coding sequence ATGGAAAAAATATATGAAGAAGATCATATTAAAAATGCATTTTACCTTGACATGAATAATGATTTATCAGGGGAAAGAAAAAAACATGGAGGATTCAGGCCTATTCCAGATTTGAATCTATTTAAAGAAAAATTAGAAAATATAGGAGTTAATAATCATACAACCATTGTCATATATGATGAATATTTAGATGGTGCTCCTAGGCTTTGGTGGTTATTAAAATATTTAGGATACGATAAAACCTATGTACTGAATGGTGGTACACAAGAATGGAAAAAGCAAGGTTATCCTATAACAAAAGAAATACATAAAGTAGAAAAACAAGGAAAATACAGTATAAAAATAAATAAAGATATTTATTGTTATATAGATTATGTAAAATCAAGAAAAGCCGACGATAATATCGTATTAATCGACTCTAGGGCCTATGAAAGATATCTAGGAGAAAATGAGCCTTTATATGCTACAGCTGGGCATATTCCTAGTGCTACGAACTACCCATGGCAAAATAATATAAAAAATAATTTTTTCAAAGAAAAAGAGTCCTTAAAAAAGGATTTGGATTAG
- a CDS encoding M20/M25/M40 family metallo-hydrolase, whose protein sequence is MYNLRRFKGFYVGVAMFTMLSSFSYAQPTLKDSPYPADDRVYEHLNVLASVDNARVTGFEGEHKAADYIAQQFEDYDLIIDRQEFPVTAFLDEGSKLIIDSLDGKEIETKNFTYTPATPSEGISADIVFANLGSEEDFTNIDVKGKIALIKRGAYTFYDKVQNAAKAGAIGVIIFNNSEGMISGTLGQISDIPALAIMQEDGEALKAILDKGELIKVCMKIDTQVKDSYSENVIGTLYAQKNARNAKTVIIGAHMDCVDTPGANDNCSGVTGLLELARASQMLKLNYNVKFVAFGAEEIGLVGSQKYVESLSQEEKDNIACMINMDMIGVGETLGIMTATDNSNTYMADLAEKCTKELGYNYDRSVEDRSDHTSFDTVGIPSVHFDYHIDQNYHTDEDSIDKIDSMNVLNVYSVVLNMLRDLEKEMPTDQKDKVIKTMKSFNRFDLGNKSKNGEFYIK, encoded by the coding sequence TTGTATAATTTAAGAAGATTTAAAGGATTTTATGTTGGGGTAGCCATGTTTACTATGTTAAGTTCTTTTTCTTATGCACAGCCTACACTTAAAGATTCACCTTATCCTGCTGATGACAGAGTATATGAACATCTAAATGTGCTTGCAAGCGTAGATAATGCTAGAGTAACAGGATTTGAGGGAGAGCACAAAGCTGCTGACTACATAGCGCAACAATTTGAAGATTATGACTTAATTATAGATAGACAAGAATTCCCAGTAACTGCTTTTTTAGATGAAGGATCTAAACTAATTATAGATTCTCTTGATGGGAAAGAAATAGAGACTAAAAATTTTACTTATACGCCTGCGACGCCGAGTGAAGGAATTTCAGCCGATATAGTCTTTGCAAATTTAGGTTCAGAAGAAGATTTTACAAACATTGATGTGAAAGGGAAAATTGCTTTAATTAAAAGAGGTGCCTATACTTTCTATGATAAAGTCCAAAATGCAGCAAAAGCTGGAGCTATAGGCGTTATTATTTTTAATAATAGTGAGGGAATGATTAGTGGAACTTTAGGTCAGATATCAGATATTCCAGCATTAGCTATAATGCAAGAAGATGGTGAGGCTTTAAAAGCTATACTAGATAAAGGAGAATTAATAAAAGTTTGTATGAAAATAGATACACAGGTGAAGGATAGTTATTCTGAAAATGTTATAGGGACTTTATATGCTCAAAAAAATGCTAGAAATGCTAAAACAGTAATAATTGGAGCACATATGGACTGTGTTGATACACCTGGAGCTAATGACAATTGCTCGGGAGTAACAGGATTATTAGAACTTGCTAGAGCTTCTCAGATGTTAAAATTAAACTACAATGTTAAGTTTGTTGCATTTGGAGCAGAAGAAATAGGTTTAGTTGGTTCACAAAAATATGTAGAATCCTTAAGCCAAGAAGAAAAAGACAATATTGCATGTATGATTAATATGGATATGATAGGGGTTGGAGAAACCTTAGGAATTATGACAGCTACAGATAATTCTAATACGTACATGGCTGATTTAGCAGAAAAATGTACTAAAGAGCTTGGTTATAATTATGATCGTAGTGTTGAAGACAGAAGTGATCATACATCATTTGATACAGTTGGTATACCATCTGTACATTTTGACTATCATATAGATCAAAACTATCATACAGATGAAGATTCAATAGATAAGATTGATTCAATGAATGTTTTAAATGTATACTCTGTAGTACTAAATATGCTTAGAGATTTAGAGAAAGAGATGCCTACAGATCAAAAAGATAAAGTAATTAAGACTATGAAATCTTTCAATAGATTTGACTTAGGAAACAAATCAAAGAATGGTGAATTTTATATTAAATAA
- a CDS encoding putative bifunctional diguanylate cyclase/phosphodiesterase, which translates to MKKYIKVVTILISFLMFFLMTSFTYAEYKKKVLLINSYNSSFPTFFNQIEGIKSNNNVLLKYGIRSNYLSKYSILIHKNLTFYEKYKLLVWILIGMFIIMSSLIVLLIMNIEKRKIQESKIKRLAYYDILTGLPNRTYLNEKLRDELEVAKTSGAKGVVFFIDVDNFKILNDTFGHGFGDEILIDIGKRIKELIGNDKFIARLGGDEFIILLKNVNNRTIIDNIVNEVISIFEKPFYIQEKEFYLTISIGITLYPKDGDNLDELLKNADTAMYKAKDSGRARYVYFEKDMNEKSFEKMQMQNKLRNAIENDELVLYYQPKVDLKNNEIIEYEALIRWISPDYGFVPPDRFIGIAEESGLISKLGIWVFEKACEFSKKINKSSKKNIIVSVNVSVVELMNANYMSTIKKILEKIEVNPKLIGIEITETALMESFETNEAILNQLIELGIQVSLDDFGTGYSSLNYLKKIPTNILKIDKSFVDDIRNDEIDETIIKSIIEIAHKLNLEVVAEGVETEAQKDKLKEYKCDQIQGYLISKPLPEEDIFKGDLLI; encoded by the coding sequence ATGAAAAAATACATAAAGGTGGTTACAATATTAATATCATTTTTGATGTTTTTTCTGATGACATCATTTACATATGCTGAATATAAAAAGAAAGTATTACTTATAAATTCGTACAATTCAAGTTTTCCAACCTTTTTTAATCAAATCGAAGGAATAAAATCAAATAATAATGTTTTATTAAAGTATGGCATTAGATCAAATTATTTATCCAAATACAGTATTTTAATTCATAAAAACCTTACTTTTTATGAAAAGTATAAATTATTAGTATGGATTCTTATTGGAATGTTTATTATAATGAGTTCTTTAATTGTTTTACTGATTATGAATATCGAAAAAAGAAAAATTCAAGAGAGTAAAATAAAGAGGCTTGCATATTATGATATATTAACGGGATTACCTAATAGAACATATTTAAATGAAAAACTAAGAGATGAATTAGAAGTAGCGAAGACTTCTGGAGCTAAAGGTGTGGTTTTCTTTATTGATGTTGATAATTTTAAAATATTAAATGATACTTTTGGTCATGGATTTGGGGATGAAATTTTAATAGATATTGGAAAAAGAATTAAAGAATTAATTGGAAATGATAAATTTATAGCGAGGCTTGGTGGAGATGAATTTATTATTCTTCTAAAGAATGTAAATAATAGAACAATAATAGATAACATAGTTAATGAAGTTATAAGCATTTTTGAAAAGCCATTTTATATTCAAGAAAAGGAATTTTACTTAACTATAAGTATAGGAATAACACTTTATCCGAAAGATGGAGATAATTTAGATGAATTATTAAAAAATGCTGATACTGCAATGTATAAAGCAAAGGATTCAGGTAGGGCTAGATATGTATACTTTGAAAAAGATATGAATGAAAAATCTTTTGAAAAAATGCAAATGCAAAATAAATTAAGAAATGCTATAGAAAATGATGAACTTGTACTGTATTATCAACCTAAGGTTGATCTGAAAAATAATGAAATTATAGAATATGAAGCTCTAATCCGTTGGATTAGTCCAGATTATGGCTTTGTTCCTCCTGATAGATTTATTGGTATAGCTGAAGAAAGTGGATTAATATCTAAACTTGGTATATGGGTATTCGAAAAAGCATGTGAGTTTAGTAAAAAAATAAATAAGAGTTCTAAAAAGAATATAATTGTATCTGTAAATGTATCAGTAGTAGAGTTAATGAATGCAAATTACATGTCTACTATAAAAAAAATTCTTGAAAAAATCGAAGTTAATCCAAAGTTGATTGGAATTGAAATAACTGAAACCGCTTTAATGGAATCTTTTGAAACAAATGAGGCAATTTTAAATCAATTAATTGAACTTGGAATACAAGTATCATTGGATGACTTTGGAACGGGGTATTCATCACTCAATTATTTGAAAAAAATACCTACTAATATACTAAAGATTGATAAGTCTTTTGTTGATGATATAAGAAATGATGAAATAGATGAGACAATAATAAAATCAATAATCGAAATAGCTCATAAGCTTAACTTAGAAGTTGTAGCTGAGGGTGTAGAAACAGAAGCACAAAAAGATAAGCTTAAAGAATATAAGTGCGACCAAATACAGGGCTATTTGATAAGTAAGCCGCTACCTGAAGAGGATATATTTAAAGGTGATTTGCTTATTTGA